The Deinobacterium chartae genome contains a region encoding:
- a CDS encoding Lrp/AsnC family transcriptional regulator, which produces MQTAVNREATPKELLLNRIQKDIPVVERPYARLAEEVGLSEAEALEILREQKAAGVLRQISAIFDTRTLGYKSSLVAVKADPAQLDAVAEVINTHPGVSHNYRRNHDYNLWYTIAVPPESDLEAHVQKLHDLSGAQVTRLMPTLHLFKIGVEFDMTGKEAWDAKAKPAYEQKDRNLGYVVSDLDRRFVLEMQKDLEVTERPYQAACEALGLSIEELAAHAERLKAAGALRRVSAVFKHQAAGFRYNAMGVWAVPQDQVAEVGRKMAEFKAVSHCYLRPTYEDWPYTIFTMVHGRSVEEAFGKIEAISQQVAQGVDYAILYSTKEYKKVRVEYFIPEFYAWEREYLPQG; this is translated from the coding sequence ATGCAGACTGCCGTAAACCGCGAGGCAACGCCGAAAGAGCTGCTTCTCAACCGCATCCAAAAGGACATTCCGGTGGTGGAGCGCCCGTACGCGCGCCTCGCCGAGGAGGTCGGCCTGAGCGAGGCCGAGGCCCTCGAGATCCTGCGCGAGCAAAAAGCCGCCGGAGTCCTGCGCCAGATCAGCGCCATCTTTGACACCCGTACCCTGGGCTACAAGTCCAGCCTGGTGGCGGTCAAGGCCGACCCTGCGCAGCTCGACGCGGTGGCCGAGGTCATCAACACACACCCCGGGGTCAGCCACAACTACCGGCGCAACCACGACTACAACCTGTGGTATACCATCGCCGTTCCCCCCGAGAGCGACCTCGAGGCGCACGTGCAGAAGCTGCACGACCTGTCGGGCGCGCAGGTAACCCGCCTGATGCCCACCTTGCACCTGTTCAAGATCGGGGTGGAGTTCGACATGACCGGCAAGGAGGCCTGGGACGCCAAGGCCAAGCCGGCCTACGAACAAAAGGACCGCAACCTCGGCTATGTGGTCAGCGACCTCGACCGCCGCTTCGTGCTCGAGATGCAAAAAGACCTCGAGGTGACCGAGCGCCCGTATCAGGCGGCCTGCGAGGCCCTGGGCCTGAGCATCGAAGAGCTGGCCGCGCACGCTGAGCGCCTCAAGGCGGCCGGTGCGCTGCGCCGGGTGAGTGCGGTGTTCAAGCACCAGGCGGCGGGCTTCCGCTACAATGCCATGGGCGTGTGGGCCGTGCCACAAGACCAGGTGGCCGAGGTCGGACGCAAGATGGCCGAGTTCAAGGCGGTCAGCCACTGCTACCTGCGCCCCACCTACGAGGACTGGCCTTACACCATCTTCACCATGGTGCACGGCCGCTCGGTAGAGGAAGCCTTCGGCAAGATCGAGGCAATCTCGCAGCAGGTGGCCCAGGGAGTCGACTACGCGATTTTGTACTCCACCAAGGAGTACAAGAAGGTGCGCGTGGAGTACTTTATCCCCGAGTTCTACGCCTGGGAGCGCGAGTACCTGCCGCAGGGCTGA
- a CDS encoding RidA family protein produces MRTPISTEQAPAAIGPYSQAVVYGDFVYTSGQIPLRPDGTLETGDIEAQTAQVFANLKAVLEAAGSGMDKVIKVTVFLKDMLLFARMNEVYARTFSEPYPARSTVEVARLPRDVAIEIEVVAHR; encoded by the coding sequence ATGCGTACCCCCATTTCGACCGAACAGGCACCGGCCGCCATCGGACCTTACAGCCAAGCCGTCGTGTACGGCGACTTCGTGTACACCAGCGGTCAGATCCCGCTGCGTCCGGACGGCACCCTGGAAACCGGGGACATCGAAGCTCAGACCGCCCAGGTTTTCGCCAACCTCAAAGCGGTCCTCGAGGCGGCCGGCTCGGGCATGGACAAGGTCATCAAGGTGACCGTATTCCTCAAGGACATGCTGCTGTTCGCGCGCATGAACGAGGTGTACGCGCGCACCTTCAGCGAGCCGTACCCGGCCCGCTCGACCGTGGAGGTCGCGCGCCTGCCCCGGGACGTGGCCATCGAGATCGAGGTCGTAGCGCACCGCTGA
- a CDS encoding protein phosphatase 2C domain-containing protein, with protein sequence MIYSEATTRLEVALLSDRGQTRALNEDCGLALSLPSGGLFAVADGMGGHNAGDVASTMAVSGLQETYLQLNGPTPQRLVRSLEQVNTRLHQEAHKPERRGMGTTLTAVVVDDGAAIIANIGDSRAYLLRGGKLTHLTRDHSWVAEQQRLGLLTEQEARVHRWRNVISNALGSAALLRLDLTGLRLEAGDQLLLCSDGLSGVLEDDRICELMKLAPSAQGAVVTLVAEANRLGGPDNITALLVKVQAVGRLPAYPLPQLIGDGPQPSVKLLAPLRRRPWDRLFRF encoded by the coding sequence GTGATTTATTCCGAGGCCACCACCCGCCTCGAGGTCGCTCTGCTCAGCGACCGGGGCCAGACCCGCGCACTCAACGAGGACTGCGGTCTGGCCCTGTCGCTCCCCAGCGGCGGCCTGTTCGCGGTGGCCGACGGCATGGGCGGGCACAACGCGGGCGACGTCGCCAGCACCATGGCCGTCAGCGGGCTGCAGGAGACGTACCTGCAGCTGAACGGCCCCACCCCGCAGCGGCTGGTGCGCTCGCTCGAGCAGGTCAATACCCGCTTGCACCAAGAAGCCCACAAGCCCGAACGGCGCGGCATGGGAACCACCCTGACCGCCGTGGTGGTCGACGACGGAGCGGCCATCATCGCCAACATCGGTGACTCGCGCGCGTACCTGCTGCGCGGCGGCAAGCTCACGCACCTGACCCGCGACCACTCCTGGGTGGCCGAGCAGCAGCGCCTGGGGCTGCTCACCGAGCAAGAAGCGCGGGTGCACCGCTGGCGCAACGTCATCTCCAACGCGCTGGGCAGCGCGGCCCTGCTGCGGCTCGACCTGACCGGCCTGCGCCTCGAGGCGGGCGACCAGCTGCTGCTGTGCTCGGACGGCCTCAGCGGCGTTCTCGAGGACGACCGCATCTGCGAGCTGATGAAGCTGGCCCCCTCCGCACAGGGCGCGGTGGTGACGCTGGTCGCCGAGGCCAACCGCCTGGGCGGTCCCGACAACATCACCGCGCTGCTGGTCAAGGTGCAGGCGGTGGGCCGCCTGCCCGCCTACCCGCTGCCGCAGCTGATAGGAGACGGCCCCCAGCCGTCCGTCAAACTGCTCGCTCCGCTCAGACGGCGGCCCTGGGACCGGCTCTTCCGGTTTTAG
- a CDS encoding ABC transporter substrate-binding protein, whose translation MKKSLIALALLSAGVATAQTTVEFWHSLGDAKRSGWIQQRADEYNKTHPGVKIVPVYKGSYNDSLQATILAARQGKAPALVQVVEVGSQLALDSGVFQPVSSIKNVDFSDYIKPVLNYYTIGGKVNSLPFNSSSPVLYYNQDLMQKAGLDPKRPPTTFGALLKACDQIKAAGLDAKCFGMSMNGWFIEQWMSQQGATLLNNDNGRKARATASNLDSTAARKIFQFFKDLNDKGYYTYSGKLEDWDGSDAIFTNQKAVFHITSTADIVNIGDAAKKSGFKMGVGVLPIPDGAPRNGVVIGGASLWISKGIPKAQAEAALDFALFMTNPKNMATWHQLTGYYPVRNSSIELLRKEGWFSKAPLQTVAFNQLQQTKVNAASAGALNGAALETRKIIEEGIQKVLAGQSVDAALKDTKARVDKALADYNKNFR comes from the coding sequence ATGAAGAAAAGCCTGATTGCTCTGGCACTGCTGAGTGCCGGTGTTGCCACCGCCCAGACCACCGTCGAATTCTGGCACAGCCTGGGAGACGCCAAGCGCAGCGGCTGGATCCAGCAGCGCGCCGACGAGTACAACAAGACCCACCCGGGTGTGAAGATCGTCCCCGTGTATAAGGGCAGCTACAACGACAGCCTGCAGGCCACCATCCTGGCAGCCCGCCAGGGCAAGGCCCCTGCCCTGGTCCAAGTCGTTGAGGTCGGCAGCCAGCTGGCCCTCGACAGCGGCGTGTTCCAGCCGGTCAGCAGCATCAAGAACGTGGACTTCAGCGACTACATCAAGCCGGTCCTGAACTACTACACCATCGGCGGCAAGGTGAACAGCCTGCCCTTCAACTCCTCGAGCCCGGTGCTGTACTACAACCAGGACCTGATGCAGAAGGCCGGACTGGACCCCAAGCGTCCGCCCACCACCTTCGGCGCCCTGCTCAAGGCCTGCGATCAGATCAAGGCGGCCGGCCTGGACGCCAAGTGCTTCGGCATGAGCATGAACGGCTGGTTCATCGAGCAGTGGATGAGCCAGCAGGGTGCCACCCTGCTCAACAACGACAACGGCCGCAAGGCCCGCGCCACCGCGAGCAACCTTGACAGCACCGCCGCGCGCAAGATCTTCCAGTTCTTCAAGGACCTCAACGACAAGGGCTACTACACCTACAGCGGCAAGCTCGAGGACTGGGACGGCAGCGACGCCATCTTCACCAACCAGAAGGCCGTGTTCCACATCACCTCGACCGCCGACATCGTGAACATCGGTGACGCGGCCAAGAAGAGCGGCTTCAAGATGGGCGTGGGCGTGCTGCCGATTCCCGACGGCGCTCCGCGCAACGGCGTGGTCATCGGCGGCGCGAGCCTGTGGATCTCCAAGGGCATCCCCAAGGCCCAGGCCGAAGCCGCGCTCGACTTCGCGCTGTTCATGACCAACCCCAAGAACATGGCCACCTGGCACCAGCTGACCGGCTACTACCCGGTGCGCAACTCCAGCATCGAGCTGCTGCGCAAGGAAGGCTGGTTCTCCAAGGCACCGCTGCAGACCGTCGCCTTCAACCAGCTGCAGCAGACCAAGGTGAACGCGGCCAGCGCCGGCGCGCTCAACGGTGCCGCCCTCGAGACCCGCAAGATCATCGAAGAGGGCATCCAGAAGGTGCTGGCCGGCCAGAGCGTCGACGCCGCCCTCAAGGACACCAAGGCCCGCGTCGACAAGGCCCTGGCCGACTACAACAAGAACTTCCGCTGA
- a CDS encoding carbohydrate ABC transporter permease, translated as MQTSTPSPAKPRARRAVRVRAADAARADSAVFRGRWLPWLFLLPTLLVLALFLYYPAAQTLQLSVFRSNIVLGTEQFVGLENFAELLSSPVYHQVLLQTLVYCTLVVVLGLGIALGLAWLASRPIRGGRFYRLMLIYPYALSPAIAGTLWLFLFNPEIGLVNQVLQSVAGLKPRWLDDPILAFGLVTLAAVWKGLGYNVVFYLAAIQNLPREVMEAAEIDGATPVQSFWRITWPLLSPMTFFLLATNVVYALFDSFGLVDILTKGGPVYGQAGITTFLVYQLYLDGFTNFKTGLAATQAVLMLLLVGAVTALQFRLGGRKVHYGA; from the coding sequence ATGCAGACATCCACCCCCTCTCCCGCAAAACCCCGGGCGCGCCGCGCTGTCCGAGTGCGGGCAGCGGACGCGGCGCGCGCGGACAGCGCGGTCTTCAGGGGCAGGTGGCTGCCCTGGCTGTTCCTGTTGCCCACGCTGCTCGTTCTGGCCCTGTTTCTGTACTATCCGGCCGCTCAGACCCTGCAGCTCAGCGTGTTCCGCAGCAACATCGTGCTGGGGACCGAACAGTTCGTGGGGCTCGAGAACTTCGCCGAACTGCTCTCCAGCCCGGTCTATCATCAGGTGCTGCTCCAGACGCTGGTGTACTGCACGCTGGTGGTCGTCTTGGGGTTGGGCATCGCGCTGGGCCTGGCATGGCTGGCCAGCCGCCCCATCCGCGGCGGACGCTTTTACCGCCTGATGCTGATCTACCCGTATGCGCTGTCTCCGGCCATCGCCGGGACGCTGTGGCTGTTCCTGTTCAATCCAGAGATCGGGCTGGTGAACCAGGTGCTGCAGAGCGTGGCGGGCCTGAAGCCGCGCTGGCTGGATGACCCGATCCTGGCCTTCGGGCTGGTGACCTTAGCCGCCGTCTGGAAAGGCCTGGGCTACAACGTGGTCTTTTACCTGGCCGCCATCCAGAACCTGCCGCGCGAGGTGATGGAGGCCGCCGAGATCGACGGGGCCACTCCGGTGCAGAGCTTCTGGCGCATCACCTGGCCGCTGCTCTCGCCGATGACCTTCTTTCTGCTGGCGACCAACGTGGTGTACGCGCTGTTCGACTCGTTCGGCTTGGTGGACATCCTGACCAAGGGCGGCCCGGTGTACGGCCAGGCGGGAATCACCACCTTCTTGGTCTACCAGCTCTACCTCGACGGCTTTACCAACTTCAAGACCGGCCTGGCCGCCACCCAGGCGGTGCTGATGCTGCTGCTGGTCGGTGCGGTGACCGCGCTGCAGTTCCGACTGGGCGGACGCAAGGTGCACTATGGTGCGTAA
- a CDS encoding carbohydrate ABC transporter permease gives MVRKPLPLILTHATLILAVFLIASPLLFALIKATQASSDVLSPRLLPGGEFLENLRSVWSDAHLGRYMVNSLIVTVAVTVGKTVLSVISALAFVYFRFPLKSFAFAVVLFTLMLPTELLIVSLFDLISTGLKWSDSYLAIIVPFLASATGTFLFRQHFMNIPTSLADAARIDGCGPLRFLWHVLVPMSWNTIGALAVIQFVYVWDQYLWPLVIMQKDDKQVVQVGLRKLIEVGGQTDWGAVMAGAIITIIPPLLIFTLLQEQFSKGFALGQDK, from the coding sequence ATGGTGCGTAAACCGCTGCCCCTGATCCTGACCCACGCCACTTTGATCCTCGCCGTGTTTCTGATCGCCAGCCCACTGCTGTTTGCGCTGATCAAGGCCACCCAGGCCAGCAGTGACGTGCTCTCGCCGCGCCTGCTGCCCGGCGGCGAGTTCCTCGAGAACCTGCGGTCGGTATGGAGCGACGCGCACCTGGGACGCTACATGGTCAACTCGCTTATCGTGACCGTGGCAGTCACCGTGGGCAAGACCGTGCTCTCGGTAATCTCGGCGCTGGCGTTCGTGTACTTCCGCTTTCCGCTCAAGAGCTTTGCCTTCGCGGTCGTGCTGTTCACGCTGATGCTGCCCACCGAGCTGCTGATCGTATCGCTGTTCGATCTGATCTCGACCGGACTGAAGTGGTCGGACTCGTACCTGGCGATCATCGTGCCGTTTCTGGCCTCGGCCACCGGGACTTTTCTGTTCCGGCAACACTTCATGAACATTCCCACCAGCCTGGCCGATGCGGCGCGCATCGACGGCTGCGGGCCGCTGCGCTTCCTGTGGCACGTGCTCGTCCCGATGAGCTGGAACACCATCGGCGCGCTGGCGGTGATTCAGTTCGTGTACGTGTGGGACCAGTACCTGTGGCCGCTGGTGATCATGCAAAAAGACGACAAGCAGGTGGTCCAAGTCGGCCTGCGCAAGCTGATCGAGGTGGGCGGTCAGACCGACTGGGGCGCGGTGATGGCGGGAGCCATCATCACCATCATTCCGCCGCTGCTGATTTTTACGCTGCTGCAGGAGCAGTTCAGCAAGGGTTTCGCGCTGGGTCAGGACAAGTAA
- a CDS encoding GNAT family N-acetyltransferase: protein MNLLTPRLNITAFRLEDEAALHAITCKPHVMRYIGRTGQPFTAEQNRRSLEHWIARSERGEPGLWAVRLRDSDRLIGWCGCFPFLETTDHELAYMYDDSAWGQGYATEAGAAALDHCFGTYGWERVVAIVRHANPASARVLERLNFRRGEDMQVFGTQTMYFTLDRRDHRAH, encoded by the coding sequence ATGAACCTGCTGACTCCCCGCCTGAACATCACCGCGTTTCGCCTCGAGGACGAGGCTGCCCTGCACGCCATCACCTGCAAGCCGCACGTCATGCGCTACATCGGCCGGACCGGACAGCCGTTTACCGCCGAGCAGAACCGGCGCTCGCTCGAGCACTGGATTGCCCGCTCGGAGCGCGGGGAGCCGGGGCTGTGGGCGGTGAGGCTGCGCGACAGCGACCGCCTGATCGGCTGGTGCGGCTGCTTTCCGTTCCTCGAGACCACCGATCACGAACTCGCCTACATGTACGACGACTCGGCGTGGGGGCAGGGCTACGCGACCGAGGCCGGAGCGGCAGCGTTGGACCACTGCTTCGGAACCTACGGCTGGGAGCGGGTGGTGGCCATCGTGCGGCATGCCAATCCGGCGTCGGCTCGGGTGCTGGAACGGCTGAACTTCCGGCGCGGCGAGGACATGCAGGTCTTCGGCACACAAACCATGTACTTTACGCTGGACCGCCGCGACCACCGCGCGCACTAG
- a CDS encoding GbsR/MarR family transcriptional regulator — MLSPLDQILEEYGQFFENYGLPRIVGRVYGLLLTTDEPAVGLEALSDRLRISRASASTAVRQLHAARMIDKVTLPGDRRDYYRVAPDAHARYLRSGLEQMLRLSDLVRRARQLPELGPQAREKLARIEGLYDDLARTLEAFFAAHEAGR, encoded by the coding sequence ATGCTCTCTCCACTCGACCAGATCCTCGAGGAATACGGACAGTTTTTCGAGAACTACGGTCTGCCCCGCATCGTCGGACGGGTCTATGGCCTGCTGCTGACCACCGACGAGCCCGCCGTGGGCCTCGAGGCCCTGAGCGACCGGCTGCGCATCTCCAGGGCCAGTGCGTCCACCGCCGTACGGCAACTGCACGCCGCACGCATGATCGACAAGGTGACGCTGCCCGGAGACCGCCGCGACTACTACCGGGTGGCCCCGGACGCCCATGCGCGCTACCTGCGCTCGGGCCTCGAGCAGATGCTGCGGCTGTCCGATCTGGTGCGGCGCGCGCGCCAGTTGCCCGAACTCGGACCGCAGGCGCGCGAAAAACTCGCCCGCATCGAAGGTCTGTACGACGATCTGGCCCGCACCCTCGAGGCGTTCTTCGCAGCCCACGAGGCCGGGCGATGA
- a CDS encoding glycosyltransferase yields MSRIVILTVGTRGDVQPYAALALGLQRAGHDVTLAAPLNFRAFVENQGIRFAPLRADYLELASSAEGKRTLGGDPRSLSRLLREQVVPAVERILEDAWAAAHGAQALVFHPKVLAGPHLAERLNVPAFAAATVPMLSPTTAFPLPGLLPPTLRLGAAFNRHSYRLLGAASWPFRKVIARWRERIGLPAAFGGDGVRDAGARRLPVLYCYSATVVPRPSDWDTGSTVTGYWNLPSEPFSPGPDLVRFLEAGPPPVYLGFGSMTHPDPVRLTHEVLAALETAGVRALISGGWGALDARSLPDFAQRVDNLPHEWLFPRLAAAVHHGGMGTTAAALQAGIPMVVCPFATDQPFWAERAYRLGVAPRPLPARRLRAQELARALEVATGSDALRLRSREIAERLRLEDGVRCAVAEMTRSLV; encoded by the coding sequence ATGAGCCGCATCGTCATCTTGACCGTCGGGACCCGGGGCGACGTGCAGCCCTATGCGGCCCTCGCCCTCGGGCTGCAACGGGCCGGACACGACGTGACGCTGGCCGCTCCGCTCAACTTCCGCGCTTTCGTGGAAAACCAGGGAATCCGCTTTGCCCCCCTGCGTGCCGACTACCTCGAGCTGGCCTCGAGCGCAGAAGGCAAGCGCACCCTGGGCGGTGACCCGCGCAGCCTGTCCCGGCTGCTGCGCGAACAGGTCGTTCCCGCCGTGGAACGCATCCTCGAGGATGCCTGGGCGGCAGCGCACGGGGCACAGGCCCTGGTTTTTCATCCCAAGGTCCTCGCCGGCCCTCACCTCGCCGAGCGCCTGAACGTTCCGGCTTTTGCCGCCGCCACGGTTCCGATGCTCTCTCCCACCACGGCCTTTCCGCTGCCCGGCCTGCTTCCGCCCACCCTGCGGCTGGGCGCAGCTTTCAACCGCCACTCCTACCGCCTGCTGGGCGCAGCGTCGTGGCCTTTCCGGAAGGTCATCGCGCGCTGGCGCGAACGCATCGGCCTGCCCGCAGCGTTTGGCGGCGACGGCGTACGCGACGCGGGCGCACGGCGGCTGCCGGTCCTGTACTGTTACAGCGCCACGGTCGTCCCGCGCCCGAGCGACTGGGACACGGGCAGCACCGTCACCGGCTACTGGAACCTGCCAAGTGAGCCCTTTAGCCCTGGCCCCGACCTTGTGCGCTTCCTCGAGGCCGGTCCGCCGCCGGTTTACCTGGGTTTCGGTTCCATGACCCACCCTGACCCGGTCCGGCTCACCCACGAAGTTCTTGCGGCGCTGGAAACCGCCGGGGTCCGCGCGCTGATCTCGGGCGGCTGGGGCGCGCTCGATGCGCGCTCGCTGCCCGACTTCGCGCAGCGTGTGGACAACCTGCCGCACGAATGGCTCTTTCCCCGGCTGGCCGCCGCAGTACACCACGGCGGCATGGGCACCACCGCCGCCGCGTTGCAGGCCGGTATTCCGATGGTGGTCTGCCCTTTTGCCACCGACCAGCCGTTCTGGGCCGAGCGGGCCTACCGCCTGGGCGTCGCACCGCGCCCGCTGCCGGCACGTCGGCTGCGGGCCCAGGAGCTGGCCCGTGCCCTCGAGGTCGCCACTGGCAGCGACGCCCTGCGCCTGCGCAGCCGTGAGATCGCCGAACGCCTGCGCCTCGAGGACGGGGTCAGGTGCGCGGTGGCCGAGATGACCCGATCTCTCGTCTGA
- a CDS encoding ABC transporter substrate-binding protein, whose product MTRMTCFISLTLGFLASSAALAQNCAGMTVQHALGTTCVPKTPKRVVALEWVYTEDLLALGVQPVGVADIKGYESWVRIPVKLGAGVKDVGGREQPSFEKIMELKPDLIVVPKFRATQTYGRLSAIAPTLAFDSYPTDGSSQYQQMRQTFTTLARVLGRAQQGRDVLARLDKRLAQGKAQLARAGRQNQSFVLTQAFTTDNQPTMRLFGKNALTSQVLEGLGLRNAWTQQTDLYGFSTVSLEVLPTLRTQNFFYITQDNDNVFGAPSVTPLWNRLSFVQAKQAYRLAGDTWTFGGPLSAMTLIDQVLNRMLPR is encoded by the coding sequence ATGACCCGTATGACCTGTTTTATCAGCCTCACGCTCGGTTTTCTTGCCTCCTCTGCCGCGCTGGCCCAGAACTGCGCCGGAATGACGGTCCAGCACGCGCTGGGTACAACCTGCGTGCCCAAGACCCCCAAGCGGGTGGTGGCCCTCGAGTGGGTCTACACCGAGGACCTGCTGGCCCTGGGGGTGCAACCGGTCGGCGTTGCCGACATCAAGGGCTACGAATCCTGGGTCAGGATCCCGGTGAAGCTCGGGGCGGGCGTCAAGGACGTTGGCGGTCGTGAGCAGCCCAGCTTCGAGAAGATCATGGAACTCAAGCCCGACCTGATCGTGGTTCCCAAGTTCCGGGCCACGCAGACCTACGGCCGTCTGAGTGCGATTGCCCCCACCCTGGCCTTCGATTCGTACCCGACCGACGGCAGCTCGCAGTACCAGCAGATGCGTCAGACCTTCACCACCCTCGCCAGGGTGCTGGGGCGCGCGCAGCAGGGCCGTGACGTGCTGGCCCGCCTCGACAAGCGGCTGGCCCAGGGCAAGGCCCAACTGGCCCGCGCGGGCCGTCAGAACCAGAGCTTCGTGCTCACCCAGGCCTTTACCACCGACAACCAGCCGACCATGCGCCTGTTCGGCAAGAACGCCCTGACCAGCCAGGTGCTCGAGGGACTGGGCCTGCGCAACGCCTGGACCCAGCAGACCGACCTTTACGGTTTTTCCACGGTGAGCCTCGAGGTGCTGCCCACCCTGAGGACCCAGAACTTTTTCTACATCACTCAGGACAACGACAACGTCTTCGGGGCCCCCTCGGTCACGCCGCTGTGGAACCGGCTCTCCTTCGTGCAGGCCAAGCAGGCCTACCGTCTTGCCGGAGACACCTGGACGTTCGGCGGACCGCTCTCGGCCATGACCCTGATCGATCAGGTGCTCAACCGGATGCTGCCCCGCTGA
- a CDS encoding thiamine pyrophosphate-dependent dehydrogenase E1 component subunit alpha: MFKPFTDQPIVRIGEDGKKIGRWSLDLEAAQLLRLWRDMVRARIFDEKLVTLLRQGKTSFYAQSSGMEATQVGIAHGIRAGYDWVWPYYRDQGLALAAGFPLKDLVAQSLGTNDDLCKGRQMPHHFGSAEHRFVSISSSIANQVAPATGTAMAQKYLGSDEITVCTFGDGATSEGDWHAGLNMAGVAKAPVLFVCENNQWAISAGIATQTASQGIAIKAKAYGMPGYFVDGQDVLAVREVIREVAERVRSGEGPALVECLTYRIGTHSSADDDSRYRSREEVELWRGRDPIRRFERFLEAEGLLPDAETLSGIRAEINAEIDGVLAEAENNGYPTWDSMFDDVYADLPPHLEEQREFLRREQEAL; the protein is encoded by the coding sequence ATGTTCAAGCCGTTTACAGACCAGCCGATCGTACGCATCGGCGAGGACGGCAAAAAAATCGGTCGCTGGAGTCTCGATCTCGAGGCCGCCCAGCTCCTTCGTCTGTGGCGCGACATGGTGCGCGCCCGCATCTTCGACGAGAAGCTGGTCACGCTGCTCCGGCAGGGCAAGACCAGCTTCTACGCACAGTCCAGCGGTATGGAAGCCACCCAGGTCGGCATTGCACACGGCATCCGTGCGGGCTACGACTGGGTGTGGCCCTACTACCGCGACCAGGGACTGGCCCTGGCCGCAGGCTTCCCCTTAAAAGACCTGGTCGCCCAGAGTCTGGGCACCAACGATGACCTGTGCAAGGGCCGCCAGATGCCCCACCACTTCGGCAGCGCCGAGCACCGCTTCGTCTCCATCTCGTCCTCGATCGCCAACCAGGTTGCTCCGGCCACCGGCACCGCCATGGCCCAGAAGTACCTCGGCAGCGACGAGATCACCGTGTGCACCTTCGGCGACGGCGCGACCTCGGAGGGCGACTGGCACGCGGGCCTGAACATGGCCGGGGTCGCCAAGGCCCCGGTGCTGTTCGTCTGCGAGAACAACCAGTGGGCCATCTCGGCCGGCATCGCCACGCAGACCGCCTCGCAGGGCATCGCCATCAAGGCCAAGGCCTACGGCATGCCCGGCTACTTCGTAGACGGCCAGGACGTGCTGGCCGTGCGCGAGGTGATCCGCGAGGTCGCCGAGCGCGTGCGCTCGGGCGAGGGTCCGGCCCTGGTCGAATGCCTGACCTACCGCATCGGCACGCACTCCTCGGCCGACGACGACAGCCGCTACCGCAGCCGCGAGGAAGTCGAGCTGTGGCGTGGCCGCGACCCGATCCGGCGCTTCGAGCGCTTCCTCGAGGCCGAGGGCCTGCTGCCCGACGCGGAGACCTTGAGCGGCATCCGCGCCGAGATCAACGCGGAGATCGACGGCGTGCTCGCCGAGGCGGAGAACAACGGCTACCCCACCTGGGACAGCATGTTCGACGACGTCTATGCGGACTTGCCCCCGCACCTCGAGGAGCAGCGCGAGTTCTTGCGCCGCGAGCAGGAGGCGCTGTGA